Proteins from a single region of Ensifer adhaerens:
- the chpT gene encoding histidine phosphotransferase ChpT has product MATNPNLTLTGPDLAALLCSRVCHDIISPVGAINNGLELLDEGGADADAMDLIRTSALNASVRLKFARLAFGASGSVGASIDTGEAEKAAKDFAAAEKKTEVNWHGPRAIIAKNRVKLLLNLFLIAYGAIPRGGSIDVTLENPEFDAVFTLVAKGRMMRVPPRLTELLSGTPEEAVDAHSIQPYYTVLLGEEAGMTIEVASTGEEIIFTTRVAA; this is encoded by the coding sequence ATGGCAACGAATCCGAACCTGACACTGACGGGACCCGATCTGGCCGCGCTTCTGTGCAGCCGGGTTTGCCACGACATCATCTCGCCAGTCGGTGCCATCAACAACGGCCTGGAGCTGCTGGACGAGGGCGGCGCCGACGCTGACGCGATGGACCTGATCCGGACGAGCGCGCTCAACGCGTCGGTCCGCCTGAAGTTTGCCCGTCTCGCATTCGGCGCCTCCGGCTCGGTCGGTGCCTCGATCGACACCGGTGAAGCGGAGAAGGCCGCCAAGGACTTCGCGGCCGCCGAGAAGAAGACCGAGGTCAACTGGCACGGCCCGCGCGCGATCATCGCGAAGAACCGGGTCAAGCTGCTCCTGAATCTCTTCCTCATCGCCTACGGCGCGATCCCGCGTGGCGGTTCCATCGACGTCACGCTGGAGAACCCGGAATTCGACGCCGTCTTCACCCTGGTTGCGAAGGGTCGCATGATGCGCGTGCCTCCCAGGCTGACGGAACTCTTGTCCGGTACGCCGGAGGAAGCCGTCGACGCGCATTCGATCCAGCCTTACTACACGGTGCTGCTTGGCGAGGAAGCCGGTATGACGATCGAGGTTGCATCGACCGGAGAAGAGATCATCTTCACCACCCGCGTTGCAGCCTGA
- a CDS encoding GNAT family N-acetyltransferase: protein MEIAHEETGSHGRYSTVVEGHTGEMTYSRTSAQLIIVDHTLVPDALRGKGVGQALAKHAIEEARKGGWKIIPLCPFMKSQAMRHPEWQDVIQA, encoded by the coding sequence ATGGAAATCGCACACGAGGAAACTGGATCGCACGGCCGCTACTCGACCGTTGTCGAGGGGCATACCGGGGAAATGACCTATTCGCGCACATCTGCGCAATTGATCATCGTCGATCACACGCTCGTTCCGGATGCGCTGCGCGGCAAGGGCGTCGGCCAGGCGCTCGCCAAACATGCGATCGAGGAAGCCCGCAAGGGCGGCTGGAAGATCATTCCGCTCTGCCCCTTCATGAAGTCGCAGGCGATGCGGCACCCCGAATGGCAGGACGTCATCCAGGCATGA
- a CDS encoding HutD/Ves family protein, with protein MKILRAKNYKRMPWKNGGGETVEIAVFPEKASLGDFDWRVSMATVATDGPFSSFPGIDRTLSILQGKGMRLMIDGREPVVMTGETPPLPFPADVATSATLVDGPIVDLNVMTRRGRLAHSVQRLAIDRPQTVEGSAGTTLVLCHGGAVRLSAAEATADLATGDTAVLGGPATITIEPAASAVLFVITIDKPAA; from the coding sequence ATGAAGATCCTGCGCGCGAAAAACTACAAGCGCATGCCGTGGAAGAACGGCGGCGGCGAGACCGTGGAGATCGCCGTTTTCCCGGAAAAAGCGTCGCTCGGCGATTTCGACTGGCGTGTGAGCATGGCGACGGTGGCCACAGACGGCCCCTTCTCCAGTTTCCCCGGCATCGACCGCACGCTCTCGATCCTGCAGGGCAAGGGCATGCGGCTGATGATCGATGGGCGCGAACCTGTGGTGATGACCGGAGAAACACCGCCGCTCCCCTTCCCCGCCGACGTCGCGACCTCGGCGACGCTGGTCGACGGTCCGATCGTCGACCTCAACGTCATGACACGGCGCGGCCGCCTTGCTCACTCGGTCCAGCGTCTGGCGATCGACCGTCCGCAAACAGTGGAAGGCTCGGCAGGAACGACCCTCGTCCTTTGTCATGGCGGCGCGGTGCGCCTGTCCGCGGCAGAAGCCACGGCCGACCTCGCAACGGGCGACACGGCAGTCCTTGGAGGCCCAGCCACCATCACGATCGAACCGGCGGCCTCTGCCGTTCTGTTCGTGATTACCATCGACAAGCCGGCCGCCTGA
- a CDS encoding response regulator, protein MRRLMIADGSDVVRKVGKRILSGMGFMVYEASNSLEALVRCEAELPNILVIDAGLDGALELIGNIRRLPNGPSVRIYYCVVEADLKKMMAGKRAGADDFLLKPFDRKILTSVFASQSMAA, encoded by the coding sequence ATGCGGCGCTTGATGATTGCCGACGGCTCGGATGTCGTCCGGAAAGTTGGGAAACGTATCCTGTCCGGCATGGGCTTCATGGTTTACGAGGCATCGAACAGCCTCGAGGCGCTTGTCCGCTGCGAAGCTGAACTCCCGAACATCCTGGTCATCGACGCCGGACTGGATGGCGCGCTCGAGCTCATCGGCAACATCCGCCGGCTTCCGAACGGCCCGTCGGTCCGGATCTATTACTGCGTCGTCGAGGCGGATCTGAAGAAGATGATGGCCGGCAAGCGCGCCGGCGCCGACGATTTCCTGCTGAAGCCTTTCGACCGCAAGATCCTGACCAGCGTTTTCGCAAGCCAGTCGATGGCGGCCTGA
- the ctrA gene encoding response regulator transcription factor CtrA, translating to MRVLLIEDDNATAQSIELMLKSESFNVYTTDLGEEGVDLGKLYDYDIILLDLNLPDMSGYEVLRTLRLSKVKTPILILSGMAGIEDKVRGLGFGADDYMTKPFHKDELVARIHAIVRRSKGHAQSVISTGELIVNLDAKTVEVGGQRVHLTGKEYQMLELLSLRKGTTLTKEMFLNHLYGGMDEPELKIIDVFICKLRKKLANAAGGANYIETVWGRGYVLREPDGAEYAETA from the coding sequence ATGCGGGTTCTATTAATTGAAGACGACAATGCAACGGCTCAGAGCATTGAGCTGATGCTCAAGTCCGAGAGTTTCAATGTCTACACCACCGACCTCGGTGAAGAAGGCGTCGATCTCGGCAAACTTTATGACTACGACATCATCCTTCTCGACCTCAATCTGCCGGATATGTCCGGCTATGAAGTCTTGAGAACGCTGCGTCTTTCCAAGGTGAAGACCCCGATCCTGATTCTGTCGGGCATGGCCGGCATCGAAGACAAGGTCCGCGGCCTGGGCTTCGGCGCCGATGATTACATGACCAAGCCCTTCCACAAGGACGAGCTGGTCGCCCGTATTCACGCCATCGTCCGTCGTTCCAAGGGTCACGCCCAGTCGGTCATCTCCACCGGCGAGCTGATCGTCAACCTGGATGCCAAGACGGTCGAAGTCGGCGGACAGCGCGTCCACCTGACCGGCAAGGAATACCAGATGCTCGAGCTGCTTTCGCTGCGCAAGGGCACGACGCTGACCAAGGAAATGTTCCTGAACCATCTCTACGGCGGCATGGACGAGCCGGAACTGAAGATCATCGACGTCTTCATCTGCAAGCTGCGCAAAAAGCTCGCAAACGCTGCCGGCGGCGCCAACTACATCGAGACCGTCTGGGGCCGCGGCTACGTGCTGCGCGAGCCGGATGGCGCCGAGTACGCCGAAACCGCCTGA
- a CDS encoding helix-turn-helix transcriptional regulator, which produces MKESNEPALLREAEAADIFSDVDTAAVRTEYELLHLMRRLIARYGFGHFMIARMPLAEQQRFSERLVLSNWPSELVRQYDACETFQSSTLVERLRFTKLPVTGGPELLDIAAKPVDEAMVHRLLAHPEMARHFAVLLHTSNGDPFIAMLSGRREAPAGVECATLYLTLVQLFECLERTFDTGNSAREKLSSREVECLRWAAAGKSSDEIAIILGISTYTVSSYFKSATRKLDAVNRMQAIARAMRLKLI; this is translated from the coding sequence ATGAAGGAATCGAATGAACCGGCCTTGCTGCGCGAGGCTGAAGCGGCAGATATTTTTTCGGATGTCGACACGGCTGCCGTCCGCACCGAGTATGAACTTCTGCATCTCATGCGGCGGCTGATCGCCCGCTATGGCTTCGGCCATTTCATGATCGCGCGCATGCCGCTCGCCGAACAACAGCGTTTTTCCGAGCGACTGGTGCTCAGCAACTGGCCGTCGGAGCTCGTCCGCCAGTACGACGCCTGCGAAACCTTCCAGTCGAGCACGTTGGTCGAGCGGCTGCGGTTTACGAAGCTGCCGGTAACCGGCGGGCCCGAACTCCTCGATATCGCCGCAAAGCCGGTGGACGAGGCCATGGTGCACCGGCTGCTCGCTCACCCGGAGATGGCCCGTCACTTCGCCGTGCTCCTGCACACGAGCAATGGTGATCCCTTTATCGCCATGTTGTCCGGCCGCCGCGAGGCACCGGCCGGCGTCGAATGCGCGACACTCTATCTGACGCTGGTTCAGCTTTTCGAATGCCTGGAGCGCACCTTCGACACCGGCAATTCGGCGCGCGAGAAGCTGTCGAGCCGCGAAGTGGAATGCCTGCGTTGGGCGGCCGCGGGCAAGAGCAGCGACGAGATTGCCATCATCCTGGGCATCTCGACCTATACGGTCAGCAGCTACTTCAAGAGCGCGACCCGCAAGCTCGACGCGGTCAACCGCATGCAGGCGATCGCCCGCGCCATGCGGCTGAAGCTGATCTGA
- a CDS encoding flagellar export protein FliJ yields MKARESLVRLKEFQVREKQRQLNQLQMMMAEFERMTKDLENQIIFEEKKSGISDPQHFAYPTFAKAARQRADNLQVSIRELKAQQDAAELALEEVQAEYAKAAALEERDTSTRLRA; encoded by the coding sequence ATGAAAGCACGTGAGAGCCTTGTCCGCCTGAAGGAGTTTCAGGTCCGCGAGAAGCAGCGTCAGCTGAACCAGCTTCAGATGATGATGGCTGAGTTCGAACGGATGACCAAGGATCTGGAAAATCAGATTATTTTCGAGGAGAAGAAGTCGGGCATCTCCGATCCCCAGCACTTCGCCTATCCCACCTTCGCCAAGGCCGCACGTCAGAGAGCCGACAATCTTCAGGTTTCCATTCGCGAACTGAAGGCGCAGCAGGATGCTGCCGAGCTCGCGCTCGAAGAAGTGCAGGCTGAATACGCGAAGGCGGCGGCCCTCGAAGAGCGGGACACATCGACCCGCCTGCGGGCATAA
- a CDS encoding HAL/PAL/TAL family ammonia-lyase: MTESIILDTPLTWPEIAAVANGARLTLSDTARQRIVNARRIVDALVERGIRGYGINTGVGALCDVIIDRKNQQALSRNIILSHACGVGEPLARPEARAVMAAQIANFAHGYSGVRIETVVALLALLNADLIPDIPSRGSVGYLTHAAAIGLVLIGHGTVDDGKGKISGAEALARIDLKPLQLEAKEGLSLVNGTPCATGLAALALSRATRLFDWADAAAAMTYENLGSQANAFAAVPLALRRSKGLEDVGASLRAYLAESPMLAETAGTRTQDPLSLRAVPHVHGAARDALAQVAEVVDRELASLTDNPAVSGTPDAPEVHSQAHAVGAALGLAMDSLSVAVAEVAAISERRIDRLVNPLVSGLPAFLAGDSGVSSGFMIAQYTAASLAAENRRLAAPASLDGGITSALQEDILTHATPAAWKALSIADNLETILSIELLAASQAYDLQPRGRAERTDALYRRIRAAIPTYADDRPLNGDFARMRAIIEENLP, from the coding sequence ATGACTGAGAGCATAATACTTGACACACCACTGACGTGGCCGGAAATCGCGGCGGTCGCCAATGGCGCCCGCCTGACCCTTTCCGATACCGCCCGGCAACGCATCGTCAATGCCCGACGGATCGTCGATGCCCTGGTCGAGCGCGGCATCCGCGGTTACGGCATCAACACCGGCGTCGGCGCGCTGTGCGATGTCATCATCGACCGCAAGAACCAGCAGGCGCTGTCGCGCAACATCATCCTCAGCCACGCCTGTGGCGTCGGCGAGCCGCTTGCCCGGCCGGAAGCCCGGGCGGTGATGGCGGCCCAGATCGCCAACTTCGCCCATGGCTATTCCGGCGTGCGCATCGAAACGGTCGTGGCACTGCTGGCGCTGCTCAATGCCGACCTCATCCCCGACATTCCCTCGCGCGGATCGGTCGGCTATCTGACCCATGCCGCGGCAATCGGCCTCGTACTGATCGGCCACGGAACGGTCGACGACGGCAAGGGCAAGATCAGCGGTGCGGAAGCCCTCGCCCGCATCGACCTCAAGCCTTTGCAACTGGAGGCGAAGGAAGGGCTGAGCCTGGTCAACGGCACGCCCTGCGCGACGGGACTTGCGGCCCTCGCTCTGTCACGCGCGACCCGCCTCTTCGACTGGGCGGATGCGGCGGCCGCCATGACCTACGAAAACCTCGGCAGCCAGGCCAACGCCTTTGCCGCCGTCCCGCTGGCGCTTCGCCGCTCCAAGGGGCTTGAAGACGTTGGGGCATCGCTGCGCGCCTATCTCGCCGAAAGCCCGATGCTTGCCGAGACTGCCGGCACGCGCACGCAGGACCCCTTGAGCCTTCGCGCCGTGCCGCATGTGCATGGCGCCGCCCGCGATGCGCTGGCCCAAGTTGCCGAAGTCGTCGACCGGGAGCTTGCAAGCCTCACCGACAACCCCGCCGTATCCGGCACACCAGATGCGCCGGAAGTCCACTCACAGGCCCACGCGGTGGGTGCTGCCCTCGGCCTTGCCATGGATAGCCTTTCGGTCGCCGTTGCCGAGGTCGCCGCCATTTCCGAACGCCGTATCGACCGGCTGGTCAACCCGCTGGTCAGCGGTCTGCCGGCCTTCCTTGCCGGCGACAGCGGCGTCTCCTCCGGCTTCATGATCGCGCAGTACACCGCTGCCTCTCTTGCCGCTGAAAACCGGCGTCTGGCGGCACCCGCGAGCCTCGACGGCGGCATCACCTCGGCGCTGCAGGAGGATATCCTCACCCACGCGACGCCGGCCGCCTGGAAGGCGCTGTCGATCGCCGACAATCTCGAAACGATCCTATCGATCGAACTGCTCGCCGCATCGCAGGCCTATGACCTGCAGCCACGCGGCCGCGCGGAGCGCACCGACGCGCTCTACCGGCGCATCCGCGCAGCTATCCCGACCTATGCCGACGACCGGCCACTGAACGGCGACTTTGCGCGCATGCGCGCAATCATCGAAGAGAACCTGCCATGA
- a CDS encoding DUF1134 domain-containing protein has protein sequence MHQIMKAATQACRVVLSTMLLVAVAQTTAHAQSANNSQYTMQEIVDAGHGFFGETSGGLAKVVERAFERYGLPNGYILGQEGSGAFIAGLTYGEGELNTKNAGQHSVFWQGPSLGIDWGGQGSRAMMLVYNLPSVPALYKRFGGVSGSAYVVAGVGMTVLTDEQIVVVPIRTGIGARLGVNVGYLKMTQTPTWNPF, from the coding sequence ATGCATCAGATCATGAAGGCAGCCACACAGGCCTGCCGTGTTGTCCTGTCCACGATGTTGCTGGTCGCCGTTGCCCAAACGACAGCGCATGCCCAGTCCGCGAACAACAGCCAATATACGATGCAGGAAATCGTCGATGCCGGTCACGGCTTCTTCGGCGAAACTTCGGGCGGCCTGGCCAAGGTCGTCGAACGCGCCTTCGAGCGCTACGGCCTGCCGAACGGTTACATTCTCGGCCAGGAAGGCTCCGGCGCATTCATCGCCGGCCTGACCTACGGCGAAGGCGAACTCAACACCAAGAATGCCGGCCAGCACAGCGTCTTCTGGCAGGGCCCGTCGCTCGGCATCGACTGGGGCGGCCAGGGCAGCCGCGCCATGATGCTCGTCTACAATCTGCCGAGCGTTCCGGCGCTCTACAAGCGCTTCGGCGGTGTCTCCGGTTCGGCCTATGTCGTCGCCGGCGTCGGCATGACGGTACTGACCGACGAACAGATCGTCGTCGTTCCGATCCGCACCGGTATCGGTGCGCGGCTCGGCGTCAATGTCGGCTACCTCAAGATGACCCAGACCCCCACCTGGAACCCTTTCTGA
- a CDS encoding DUF1153 domain-containing protein, with protein MTEMMRPRVKYVIGPDGSPLTIADLPPANTRRWVIRRKAEVVAAVRGGLLSLEEACERYTLTVEEFLSWQSSINDHGLAGLRTTRIQQYRH; from the coding sequence ATGACCGAAATGATGCGACCACGCGTAAAATATGTCATCGGCCCCGATGGCAGCCCTCTGACGATTGCGGACCTGCCGCCGGCCAATACCCGGCGCTGGGTGATCCGCCGCAAGGCAGAGGTGGTTGCCGCCGTACGCGGTGGCCTGTTGAGCCTTGAGGAGGCGTGCGAACGCTATACCCTCACGGTCGAAGAATTCCTGTCCTGGCAGTCCTCGATCAACGATCATGGTCTTGCCGGCCTGCGCACCACTCGCATCCAGCAGTATCGCCACTAG
- a CDS encoding acetyltransferase → MTISIRPSRSSDFPRTFEIWRSAVIATHDFLTPEDFAAIEALVRDQYLLAAEFWIAADEHDQALGFMGMSDAQIDSLFVHADARGVGVGRRLVEHAMSLHPVLTVDVNEQNASGAGFYERMGFKTVGRSPVDDAGRPYPLLHLRRG, encoded by the coding sequence ATGACCATTTCCATTCGCCCCTCCCGTTCGTCCGATTTTCCGCGCACCTTCGAGATCTGGCGCAGCGCCGTCATCGCCACGCACGACTTCCTGACGCCGGAGGATTTTGCGGCTATCGAGGCGCTGGTGCGCGACCAGTATCTGCTCGCCGCCGAGTTCTGGATCGCAGCTGACGAGCATGATCAGGCGCTCGGCTTCATGGGTATGAGCGATGCACAGATCGATTCGCTCTTCGTCCACGCCGATGCGCGCGGCGTCGGTGTCGGCCGACGGCTCGTCGAGCACGCAATGAGCCTGCATCCGGTTCTGACTGTCGACGTCAACGAGCAGAATGCATCGGGCGCGGGATTTTATGAGCGTATGGGTTTCAAGACAGTCGGCCGTTCACCGGTCGATGATGCAGGGCGCCCCTATCCGCTCCTGCATTTGCGCCGCGGATGA
- a CDS encoding TrmH family RNA methyltransferase, producing the protein MTSALPSVQRVDDPADPRIAGFISIKERDLTGRQGRFIAEGTVVLRMLGAAHEAGRGFAAEAILLLENRLDGVRDILERFPSAVPVYVAEAQVFDAIAGFNMHRGVLALGRRQGEPGRDALIASLPASSLVLAACGISNHDNMGALFRNAAAFGVDAVLMDETSCDPMYRKAIRVSVGSVLTVPFAREGSVAAMLERLQGAGFAIWGLSPAGETDLGAIPPATRTALLMGTEGEGLPQSVLTSIRTARIRQRPGLDSLNVSTAAGIALHQVALVNGRI; encoded by the coding sequence ATGACGAGCGCCCTCCCGTCCGTCCAACGCGTCGATGACCCCGCCGATCCCCGGATTGCCGGCTTCATCTCGATCAAGGAGCGCGACCTGACCGGGCGGCAGGGCCGCTTCATTGCCGAAGGCACGGTGGTGCTGCGCATGTTGGGGGCGGCGCACGAAGCAGGGCGCGGCTTTGCCGCCGAGGCGATCCTGCTGCTCGAAAACCGCCTAGACGGCGTTCGGGATATTCTCGAACGATTTCCCTCGGCGGTGCCCGTCTATGTGGCGGAGGCGCAGGTGTTCGACGCGATCGCCGGCTTCAACATGCACCGGGGCGTGCTCGCGCTCGGCCGCCGGCAAGGCGAGCCCGGCCGCGATGCCTTGATCGCGTCGCTGCCGGCGTCGAGCCTGGTGCTTGCGGCCTGCGGCATCTCCAACCACGACAACATGGGCGCGCTCTTCCGCAATGCCGCGGCCTTCGGCGTCGATGCCGTGCTGATGGACGAGACAAGCTGCGATCCGATGTATCGCAAGGCGATACGCGTCTCCGTCGGCTCGGTGCTGACGGTGCCCTTTGCGCGTGAAGGTTCGGTGGCTGCCATGCTGGAGCGGCTGCAGGGCGCAGGCTTTGCGATCTGGGGGCTCTCGCCCGCCGGTGAAACCGATCTTGGTGCAATCCCCCCGGCGACGCGCACAGCGCTTCTCATGGGAACCGAAGGTGAGGGGCTGCCGCAATCGGTGCTAACCTCGATCCGCACGGCGCGCATCCGCCAGCGCCCGGGCCTCGATAGCCTCAACGTCTCGACGGCTGCCGGTATTGCCCTGCACCAGGTGGCGTTGGTCAACGGCCGTATCTGA
- the mnmA gene encoding tRNA 2-thiouridine(34) synthase MnmA yields MDCRPKAGLDPVNSLDFDRKPEDTRVVVAMSGGVDSSVVAGLLKREGYDVLGITLQLYDHGAAVHRAGSCCAGQDIDDARRVCETLGIPHYVLDYEARFRETVINPFAESYIAGETPIPCVACNQTVKFADLLATAKELGADALATGHYIRSRPSPNPRYAGQRALYRPTDADRDQSYFLFATTQEQIDYLRFPLGGYSKAETRKFAEEMGLVVAQKADSQDICFVPQGKYSDIVAKLKPNAALSGEIVHLDGRVLGTHEGILHYTIGQRRGIGIATGEPLYVVYLDARSRRVIVGPKEALETRRVYLRDVNWLGDEDVELAAARGFDCFAKVRSTRQPAPAVLAMDDEGIYVELAEGEAGIAPGQACALYSGVGEDARVYGGGFIRKSEREASAEAALKALLSAPAAA; encoded by the coding sequence ATGGATTGCCGCCCGAAGGCCGGATTGGATCCCGTGAACAGTCTCGATTTTGACCGCAAGCCCGAAGATACGCGTGTCGTCGTTGCCATGTCTGGCGGCGTCGATAGTTCCGTCGTTGCCGGCCTGCTCAAACGCGAGGGCTACGACGTTCTCGGCATCACGCTGCAGCTTTACGATCACGGTGCTGCCGTTCACCGCGCCGGCTCCTGCTGCGCCGGCCAGGACATCGACGATGCCCGCCGCGTCTGCGAAACGCTCGGTATTCCGCATTACGTGCTCGACTACGAAGCACGCTTCCGCGAAACGGTGATCAATCCGTTTGCCGAAAGCTACATCGCCGGCGAGACGCCGATCCCCTGTGTTGCCTGCAACCAGACGGTCAAGTTCGCCGATCTGCTTGCGACCGCCAAGGAACTCGGTGCCGATGCGCTGGCGACCGGCCACTACATCCGCTCGCGCCCGAGCCCGAACCCGCGCTATGCCGGCCAGCGGGCGCTTTACCGGCCGACGGACGCCGACCGCGACCAGAGCTACTTCCTGTTTGCAACAACCCAGGAACAGATCGACTATCTGCGCTTTCCACTCGGTGGCTACTCCAAGGCCGAAACGCGCAAGTTTGCCGAAGAAATGGGCCTCGTCGTCGCCCAGAAGGCTGACAGCCAGGACATCTGTTTCGTGCCGCAGGGCAAGTACAGCGATATCGTCGCGAAGCTGAAGCCGAACGCCGCACTTTCCGGTGAGATCGTGCATCTCGACGGCCGCGTGCTCGGCACGCACGAGGGCATCCTGCACTATACGATCGGCCAGCGCCGCGGCATCGGCATTGCCACCGGCGAGCCGCTCTATGTCGTCTATCTCGATGCCCGCTCGCGCCGGGTGATCGTCGGCCCCAAGGAGGCGCTCGAAACCCGCCGCGTCTATCTGCGTGACGTCAACTGGCTGGGCGATGAGGACGTCGAACTGGCGGCTGCGCGCGGCTTCGACTGTTTCGCCAAGGTGCGCTCCACCCGCCAGCCGGCGCCTGCCGTGCTCGCGATGGACGACGAGGGCATCTATGTGGAGCTTGCCGAAGGCGAGGCCGGCATCGCGCCCGGTCAGGCCTGCGCACTCTATTCCGGCGTCGGTGAGGATGCGCGCGTCTATGGCGGCGGATTTATTCGCAAATCGGAGCGCGAAGCCAGTGCGGAAGCGGCCCTGAAGGCGCTGCTTTCGGCGCCGGCGGCGGCCTGA
- a CDS encoding RluA family pseudouridine synthase — protein MNDPFKQATANRKVLTAGEDASGRLDSFLTDALSGEFSRNRIKSLIEQGAVSINGKPVTEAKKKVHPGDVFDIDLPEPEDPEPKGEDIPLDVLYEDDDLIVLCKPAGLVVHPGAGNWTGTLVNALIHHCGSSLSGIGGVKRPGIVHRLDKETSGVMVVAKNDAAHRHLSEQFADHGRTGPLERAYRAVVWGRPRQLKGTIDAPLGRAVDRTKRAVKREDSDDAREAITHYEVVERYLEKPDGTCLASTVECHLETGRTHQIRVHMAHIGHPLIGDPEYGAAFRTKANLLPDAAKAVVNQFHRQALHAFMLQFEHPTTGETMHFEAPMPVDMEQLIEALRSEA, from the coding sequence ATGAACGACCCCTTTAAACAAGCGACGGCCAATAGGAAAGTCCTGACCGCGGGCGAGGATGCCTCGGGACGCCTGGATTCCTTCCTCACGGACGCACTTTCGGGTGAATTCTCTCGCAACCGGATCAAGAGCCTGATCGAACAGGGCGCGGTGTCGATCAACGGCAAACCCGTGACCGAAGCGAAGAAGAAGGTCCATCCCGGCGATGTCTTCGATATCGACCTGCCCGAGCCGGAAGATCCTGAACCGAAGGGCGAAGACATCCCGCTCGACGTGCTCTACGAAGACGACGACCTGATCGTGCTTTGCAAACCCGCCGGTCTCGTCGTTCATCCAGGCGCCGGCAATTGGACCGGCACGCTGGTCAATGCGCTCATCCATCATTGCGGCAGCAGCCTGTCGGGCATCGGCGGCGTCAAGCGCCCGGGCATCGTCCATCGCCTCGACAAGGAGACGAGCGGCGTCATGGTCGTTGCCAAGAACGATGCTGCCCATCGCCATCTCTCAGAGCAATTTGCCGACCACGGCCGCACTGGTCCACTTGAACGGGCCTATCGCGCCGTCGTCTGGGGACGCCCGCGCCAGTTGAAGGGAACGATCGACGCCCCGCTCGGGCGGGCCGTCGACCGGACGAAGCGCGCGGTCAAGCGCGAAGACAGCGACGATGCCCGCGAGGCGATCACCCATTACGAGGTCGTCGAGCGCTATCTCGAAAAACCCGACGGCACCTGCCTGGCGTCAACGGTGGAATGCCATCTCGAAACAGGGCGCACGCATCAGATCCGCGTGCACATGGCCCATATCGGCCATCCGCTGATCGGCGATCCGGAATATGGCGCCGCCTTCCGCACCAAGGCGAATTTGTTGCCGGATGCGGCCAAGGCCGTCGTCAATCAATTCCACCGCCAGGCCTTGCACGCCTTCATGCTGCAATTCGAACATCCCACGACCGGCGAGACCATGCATTTCGAAGCGCCCATGCCGGTCGACATGGAGCAATTGATCGAGGCCCTTCGCAGCGAAGCGTGA
- a CDS encoding quaternary amine ABC transporter ATP-binding protein, with translation MADIEIRNVYKIFGQDAKAALAMAKEGLNKSEILARSGCSVGLNNVSLTIGAGKIFVIMGLSGSGKSTLVRHINRLIEPTSGEVAFDGNNILDLDAKALRTFRMHRVSMVFQSFALMPHRTVLQNVVYGQRVRGLPKAEARDIGMKWIETVGLAGYDAKFPHQLSGGMKQRVGLARALAADTDVILMDEAFSALDPLIRADMQDQLLQLQQNLAKTIVFITHDLGEALRIGSEIAILKDGQVVQVGTPDDILERPANDYVARFVQRRQGRPEAHD, from the coding sequence ATGGCTGATATCGAGATCCGCAACGTCTACAAGATCTTCGGGCAGGACGCCAAAGCCGCACTCGCCATGGCCAAGGAGGGGCTCAACAAGTCCGAGATCCTCGCCCGCTCCGGCTGCAGCGTCGGCCTCAACAATGTCAGCCTGACGATCGGCGCCGGCAAGATCTTCGTGATCATGGGGCTTTCCGGTTCCGGCAAGTCGACACTGGTGCGCCACATCAACCGGCTGATCGAACCGACGAGCGGCGAAGTGGCGTTCGACGGCAACAACATCTTGGACCTCGACGCCAAGGCGTTGCGCACCTTCCGCATGCACCGCGTCAGCATGGTGTTCCAGAGCTTTGCCTTGATGCCACATCGCACGGTGCTGCAGAACGTCGTCTACGGCCAGCGCGTGCGCGGTCTTCCCAAGGCCGAAGCCCGCGACATCGGCATGAAGTGGATCGAGACCGTGGGTCTCGCCGGCTACGACGCCAAGTTTCCGCACCAGCTTTCCGGCGGCATGAAGCAGCGCGTCGGCTTGGCTAGGGCACTCGCCGCCGATACCGACGTGATCCTGATGGACGAGGCCTTCTCGGCCCTCGACCCGCTGATCCGCGCTGACATGCAGGACCAGTTGCTGCAACTGCAGCAGAACCTTGCAAAGACCATCGTCTTCATCACCCATGATCTCGGCGAGGCGCTGCGCATCGGTTCGGAGATCGCCATCCTCAAGGATGGCCAGGTGGTGCAGGTCGGCACGCCGGACGATATTCTGGAGCGGCCGGCCAACGATTATGTTGCCCGCTTCGTGCAACGCCGCCAGGGACGACCGGAAGCCCATGACTGA